Proteins found in one Cardiocondyla obscurior isolate alpha-2009 linkage group LG03, Cobs3.1, whole genome shotgun sequence genomic segment:
- the LOC139101269 gene encoding uncharacterized protein, which produces MGNLPAERVTVPPRPFTWCGLDYGGPVRVRPSSGRGITARKAYIALFVCLSTRAVHLELVTDYSNSAFLAAFTRFCARRGLPHTVYSDNGTNFVGADKELAIAYKAALHDPDFLNKTAQDRISWSFIPPSAPHFGGLWEAGIRSVKHHLRRVVVEHTLTVEEFSTLLCQIEACLNSRPIAPLSDAYDECQVLTPGHFLVGSALATPPEPSLLNLAENRLSRWQVVRRLSERFWLLWTNDYVNTLQQRSIWRKINPDVEIGRLVLLRNPVLHPCKWDIGRVTETHPGSDGLTRVVTIKTASSTLRRFIGKLCLLPVKCATSID; this is translated from the coding sequence ATGGGGAACCTTCCCGCAGAACGCGTGACGGTACCTCCGCGACCCTTCACGTGGTGCGGCTTGGATTATGGGGGACCTGTGCGAGTTCGACCGTCCTCTGGTCGTGGGATCACTGCGCGAAAGGCATACATTGCCTTGTTTGTTTGCCTATCGACTCGAGCCGTTCATTTAGAACTAGTCACCGACTATAGCAACTCCGCCTTTCTCGCCGCTTTCACTCGTTTCTGTGCTCGACGTGGGTTGCCTCACACCGTTTACTCCGACAATGGCACAAACTTTGTCGGCGCTGATAAAGAACTCGCGATAGCCTATAAGGCTGCGTTGCATGACCCTGACTTCTTAAACAAAACGGCTCAGGACAGAATTTCTTGGAGCTTTATTCCACCCTCCGCCCCCCACTTCGGTGGCCTATGGGAGGCCGGAATTCGTAGCGTAAAACACCACCTACGTCGTGTGGTTGTTGAACATACGCTCACCGTGGAGGAGTTCTCGACGCTGTTGTGTCAAATTGAGGCGTGCCTCAATTCAAGGCCAATTGCTCCCTTATCGGATGCCTACGACGAATGTCAGGTCCTAACACCCGGTCATTTCTTGGTCGGATCTGCTCTTGCGACTCCACCGGAACCCTCGCTTCTCAACTTGGCCGAGAATCGTTTGTCTCGGTGGCAAGTCGTTAGGAGACTATCGGAAAGATTCTGGCTGCTCTGGACAAATGACTACGTGAACACGCTTCAACAGCGTTCGATATGGCGCAAAATTAATCCGGACGTAGAAATAGGTCGGCTCGTATTGTTGCGCAACCCCGTTCTCCACCCATGTAAATGGGATATCGGTCGTGTAACAGAAACTCACCCCGGCAGCGACGGGTTGACTCGGGTCGTGACCATAAAAACTGCTTCGTCCACGTTGCGCAGGTTCATCGGTAAACTATGCTTGCTGCCAGTAAAATGCGCGACTTCAATAGATTAA
- the LOC139101270 gene encoding uncharacterized protein encodes MTVSALKQLGRTPKLLWNDFLVQLISRNLDPVSRKAWNLKSCDSDELPSYTDLITFVTNRCHALEESDHAAVIKTERAQKSLRVHATNTCTSTNACPLCKLKHYLSACSRFLASTPKIRVETVKRLKRCLNCLSATHSVADCRSQFSCRNCKKRHHSTLHVDPDAPTSAETQTVAEPLPPVAAVHTSALVDVPCRERARVLLATARVIVAANSGRSVTVRALLDQGSEATFISESVAQILRAKRVRKPIAISAVGGIDAGFVRQAISITISSSSKDAPVLETTALILKSLTNYAPKSSTSRDDLAHLRDLEWADPTPTRSDPIQLIIGADLYGDLLLEGLRRGRSGQPIAQNTIFGWVISGPTGSTTTRPNAISQLTALHCTSLVDLDTTIQKFWEIEEVPRSRLLAPAEKRCEDHFCETHSREANGRYVVHLPFLSPPTSSIGDSRRVAEKQLRHLQRRLQGSPDLRVEYSRFLHEYAQLSHMRRASRSSDFDCRVFIPHHPVIKSDSATTKLRVVFNASCPTSTGVSLNDLLHSGPKLQTELPAILLQWRQHRYVYTADIAKMFWQILVDERDVNYQCILWSPDSLDTVGEYQLLTVTYGMKCAPYLALRVLRCLCEDEGSRYPLAVPILRDQTYVDDVLFGDHDIAKIKSKRDQLISLLRCGHFTLRKWASNSSRLLDDIDPRDYGLACDKSISGDDAVKVLGIVWNPSSDAFCFHVNLDDSPPNSKRAV; translated from the coding sequence ATGACGGTCTCGGCGTTGAAACAGTTAGGACGTACGCCGAAACTTCTTTGGAACGATTTTCTCGTCCAACTAATTTCTAGAAATCTGGACCCTGTCTCCCGAAAGGCCTGGAACCTGAAGAGCTGCGATTCGGACGAATTGCCGTCATATACGGACTTAATTACATTCGTGACCAACCGGTGTCACGCTTTGGAAGAATCCGACCATGCGGCCGTCATCAAAACAGAGCGTGCACAGAAATCGCTCCGTGTGCATGCTACGAACACGTGTACGTCTACAAACGCGTGCCCGCTTTGTAAATTGAAACATTACTTGAGCGCCTGCTCGCGTTTTCTTGCGTCGACTCCTAAGATACGCGTTGAAACAGTCAAGCGTTTGAAGCGttgtttaaattgtttgaGTGCAACGCACTCAGTTGCGGACTGCCGAAGTCAGTTTTCCTGCCGTAATTGTAAGAAACGGCATCACTCCACGCTACATGTAGACCCGGATGCTCCTACGAGCGCTGAGACGCAGACCGTTGCGGAGCCCTTGCCCCCCGTTGCGGCCGTACATACCAGCGCCCTGGTAGACGTCCCGTGCCGGGAACGCGCCCGCGTACTACTCGCTACCGCTCGAGTTATCGTCGCAGCAAATTCCGGGCGTTCTGTGACTGTTCGGGCACTGCTAGATCAAGGCTCCGAAGCCACATTTATTTCTGAATCCGTCGCTCAGATCCTGAGGGCTAAACGCGTCCGTAAACCCATAGCGATCTCCGCCGTCGGTGGTATAGATGCCGGTTTTGTGCGACAGGCGATCTCGATCACGATTTCGTCATCTAGTAAGGACGCCCCGGTACTTGAGACTACTGCTCTCATTCTTAAGTCGTTGACGAATTACGCGCCTAAAAGTTCAACGTCTCGAGATGATCTGGCTCACCTCCGTGATTTAGAATGGGCTGACCCGACTCCGACGCGATCGGACCCCATTCAATTGATAATAGGCGCGGATCTATACGGAGATCTTTTGCTCGAGGGCCTTCGCAGGGGGCGTTCCGGGCAACCAATCGCTCAAAACACCATCTTCGGTTGGGTGATATCAGGACCGACAGGCTCAACGACCACGCGTCCTAACGCTATCTCGCAATTAACCGCCCTTCATTGCACGTCTCTGGTCGACCTGGACACCACAATCCAGAAATTTTGGGAGATTGAAGAGGTGCCGCGCTCTCGACTCCTCGCCCCGGCCGAGAAACGGTGCGAGGATCATTTTTGCGAGACGCATTCGCGCGAGGCTAACGGGAGATATGTGGTACATCTTCCCTTTCTATCTCCACCCACGTCTTCGATCGGTGACTCGCGCCGGGTCGCGGAAAAACAATTGAGGCATTTACAACGCCGTCTGCAAGGTTCCCCGGATTTACGCGTGGAATATTCACGATTCTTGCACGAATATGCGCAATTGTCTCACATGCGAAGGGCCTCGCGTTCATCCGATTTTGATTGTCGCGTGTTTATACCTCATCACCCAGTGATCAAATCTGACAGCGCAACAACGAAGCTTCGCGTTGTGTTTAATGCTTCGTGCCCTACGTCGACCGGTGTCTCGCTTAACGATTTGCTACATTCCGGACCTAAACTACAGACCGAGTTACCGgctattttattacaatggcGTCAACATCGATACGTGTACACAGCTGACATAGCGAAAATGTTTTGGCAAATCCTCGTCGATGAACGCGATGTAAACTATCAATGTATTTTGTGGAGTCCGGACTCGTTGGATACGGTGGGCGAGTACCAACTTTTGACCGTCACGTACGGAATGAAGTGCGCTCCGTACTTGGCATTGCGTGTGCTCCGTTGTTTATGTGAGGACGAGGGCTCCCGTTACCCGTTGGCAGTGCCAATTTTGCGCGACCAAACTTACGTGGACGACGTATTGTTCGGCGATCAcgatattgcaaaaataaaatctaagcGTGATCAACTAATTTCGCTTCTTCGCTGTGGCCATTTCACCTTAAGAAAATGGGCGAGTAACTCCTCGCGATTATTGGACGACATTGATCCCCGCGATTACGGGCTTGCCTGCGACAAATCTATTTCGGGAGATGACGCCGTAAAGGTCCTTGGGATTGTGTGGAATCCATCCTCCGACGCGTTTTGCTTTCACGTCAATCTTGACGATTCTCCGCCTAATTCTAAACGCGCTGTCTAA